The sequence below is a genomic window from Phaeodactylum tricornutum CCAP 1055/1 chromosome 27, whole genome shotgun sequence.
GCTCCGGTGTAGGAACGAGGCCTGGGGGGCTGGCTCGTACACGTGATACCGGTTTCGCGCAGTGTACAACTACGCCCCCCTTCCTTTCGATGGCGCGCGGAATCACTCCGCAACCGCTGCTCGATTCGCTACACGCCTTTCTGACGAAAACCAACTAGCTAGCCAGGGGTACGAACATGAATTCCATTGGACTGTGCAATTGAATGCCGTTTATTAAATGATATTTTGTCGAAAGCGACAAATCGAACCATAGGTACGTTATGAAACGGAAACTCTGTGCGTGAGCTTGCCGTTCACTGGAAGGTCAGGTTCAGGGCTGGACCTTCCTTGCCTAACAGTGTAGTCTTTCAAGGAGACCAGTGATAGGTTCTAGCTAGCTGATAAGGCACGCAATTACACCTATACTTCCCACTAGTGGGCCGAGGACGAGGCTCTGTCGCTCGGTGCCCAAGAATCAAGCCACCACCGTTGCCTCTTACACGCTTCCGGTTCTTCTCTCGGGAGTATCCATGACGACCACGACGTCGGATCTCGCGGAGCTCCAAGCACGCGTCGAGCACTTGGAACGGATCCGGTTCGCCCGTAGCGCTCCCACTGCcgccacggacgacgacgacgactctcCGGATCGTGTTGTGGTCACGGTGGACGACTCGATGCGACGAGCCCGTGCCGCCGTCGAACGCGCCGGCTTGTATTCGGCGCGTTGGCGCTGGGTACCCGCACCCTACTACACTTGGACCTTACCGGAACGGGCCCGGGAACTCGGGGCATCCTCCACATTGCAGCTCTGTAAGTCGCTCCTTCTGGACAACAAAAAGTGTCGTGTGTCACAAGCGGACAACGCATACGACCCGACCTATCCCAAATTCGTTCTCGTGGTGATTC
It includes:
- a CDS encoding predicted protein; amino-acid sequence: MTTTTSDLAELQARVEHLERIRFARSAPTAATDDDDDSPDRVVVTVDDSMRRARAAVERAGLYSARWRWVPAPYYTWTLPERARELGASSTLQLCKSLLLDNKKCRVSQADNAYDPTYPKFVLVVIQYGATLDVKKLTATIRARRPVPTRYDVGRFDFRIASAEDNDRVTGYAHNSVTPFGLVTHGTVPVVLAQAIAELPQRFFWMGGGHVHLKLGVSVTDFQRALQPIVADISQERVGDTSVADMMEG